GGAGAGGCTGAATAGGCTTCTTCAAGAACAGTTCTCTCAGAAGTCAGTGCTTCGGACTGATGCTGCGCGAAATAACCAGGTTTGACATTGTGGCCGTATTTGACGATTCCGTCGTCATGAGAGATGACACCTGCAGCGATCTTCATGAGCGTAGATTTTCCTGCACCATTCGGGCCCACAAGGCCGATTCGATCGCCTCGTTCAATATTGATGCTGAACCCGTCGTAGACCGTCTTTTCTCCGTAGCGCTTTACCAGGTCGGATATCTCCAGGACCCTCCGGCCTGACGGAGGCGGCTGAGGAAAGGTGAACTTGAGGGTTCTTGCCTGGGCAGGGGGTTCAACGGTCTCGAGTTTTTCCAGCATTTTCACACGGCTCTGAACACGGCTTGCCGTGCGTGCCTTGACGCGATTCTGATCGATAAACTTTTGAATACGCTTTATCTTTTCCTGCTGATTTTTGTACGCGGCGACAATCACGTCTTCTTGCATAGCTCTGGTACGCTCGTACTGGTCATAATTGCCGGTATATACGGACACTTTGCCTCTATCGACTTCCACGATCCGCGTAACCAATCGGTTGAGAAATGCGCGGTCATGAGAAACCAGAACCAGGGCGCCTTTGAAATTACTGAGATATTCTTCCACCCAGAGAAGACTCTCTAAATCCAGGTGGTTGGTGGGCTCGTCGAGGAGCAGAATGTCCGGCTCTGAAAGCAGGATTTTCGCCAGAGCGACTCTCATTCTCCAACCGCCTGAAAATTCGCTCCACCGGCGGTTTACATCGGCCGGATCAAACCCCAATCCTGCCAAAACCTTATGTGCCCGGGCTTCCAGCGTATAACCTCCAAAGCTCTCGAAAGCATGCTGGAGCTTACCGTGCTCCTCAATAAGCGCATCTGCATTGCTGCTGTCTTCCGAAAGGCGGGACATCTGACGCTCGAGTTCCCTGAGGCGGTCGCGAATCTGCTTTACCTCATCGGAAACATTCATCACTTCCTGGAGAATCGGGCCGTCATTACCTTTTATAAGTTCCTGATGGAGGATTCCCATTCTGATACGTTTTTCTATGGAGACTTCGCCTTCATCCGGTAGAAGGGTGCCTTCCATCATGCCGAGAATTGTGGATTTTCCCGCACCATTGGGACCGACTATTCCCGTGCGATCGCCGCGATGAATGCTCAAGCTCACTTCCCGAAACAGGGGTTTGCCATGAAAAAATTTTGCTACATTGCTTAGGAAAATCAATACAGTAACTCCTGGAGCGCTAGGCTGTTTTTCCGACCGATTATAGCGCGTTCCGCTCTCCCTCCCAAGTCCCCCGAACTGCCATTGGTTTGTGGAAAAGACCGGAAAAGAGTATAATCCCTTCTTATGATTCAGTCTTGATGCAAAATCAAATCAACATAATACGCCTGGTTTGTTCAGGAATGATACCCAACGATCGGACCTTCAAAACATTAACGCGCCTGGTTGGAAAAGCAATAGGCGATTTCAACCTGATTGAAGATCAGGATCGAGTATTGGTGGCGCTCTCAGGGGGAAAGGATTCATGGTCCCTCCTGTACGCGTTGTCGCACTTGCAGCGCAAGGCACCTATCAAATACGAATTGGCAGCCATTACCATTCATCCCGGGCGGGATGCTTTCGACGTCACACGAATCCAAGAACAACTGGCTAGAAGCGGAATACTGTACAATGTGGTGCAAGGGCATATCATAGACATCGTCAACGAGAACCTGAGTGCGGGGACAAACCCGTGCTCGTTTTGTTCGCGGTTGCGACGCGGTATGCTTTACAGTTATGCGGCGAGAGAAGGCTGGAACAAGATCGCTCTGGGGCATCATCGTGATGATTTTGTCGAAACATTGTTACTCAATTTGTTCTTCAACGGCACGGTAAAAGGGATGAGCCCGAAGCTCCTCGCTGATGATTGCCAGAACACCGTGATACGACCCCTGGTATATGTGAAGGAAGATATGACCGGAGCATGCGCGGCTCGCCTGGGTGTTCCCATACTGGGGTGCTCCTGCACGTACCAGGGAATGAGCGGATCTCGCAGACACTGGGTCAAATCGCTGCTTCGTGAAATAGAAAAAGAAGTTCCAAGCGCCAAATCGAGCATGCTTTCGGCAATGGGGAGAGTACATCCACGGCATCTATTCCCGCTGCAAAAAAGCAATGAATGGCAGGAACTCGACTGATACCAATGTGCTTTCATAGAGGAAATATTGAGACACCTGTTATTTGCCGGTCTCGGCAAATCTCCTTCGCTACGAACAGCATCGCCTGACTTCGCTTCGGAGGCATGCCGGGACCGGATTTGCTCCCACCGGTGGCGGGATTACTTATTTGAACGCACATTGGCATGACCCGTCGTTCTGTTCACAGGATGCAATCTGAAATTGGAAATCATGTCTTTTGTACGAAATTTGGAACGGTACTGTCAGAAGTTGAGTTTTGAAACGATTTAGAGAACAGCACCCTCTGCCTCTTCCCTGGTGAGTCGCGAAAGTGTATGCTTGGAAGATTCGAATCGCCCCCATGGGCACTTTAGAGCAAGGCTTTGCCAGAATGTTTACCGGAATAATTGAAGCCATAGGAGAAGTGAAATCGATCGAACCGGGCCGAGGGTTTGTACGGATTCGTATATGCTCTAACCTCGATCTCTCCGATGTGAAAGAAGGGGATTCGATTTCCGTAAATGGCGCATGCCTCACTGCCACCAGGATCGAACCCGGTCGCAGCGAATTTTCTGCAGACGTTTCCCCCGAAACCTTGGGGGTGACTACGCTTTCTTCCCTCAAGTCCGGCGCAGTTGTGAACCTGGAAAAGGCTTTGCGTTTCGATTCTCGACTCGGAGGACACCTTGTCGCCGGCCATGTGGATTGCGTAGGAAGACTCGTGGAGAAAAAGGCTGCCGGTGAAGGATGGCTCCTGGGGTTCGAGGTAGATTCCGGAAGGTACCTGGTGCCGAAAGGCAGCGTTGCAGTGGACGGAGTGAGTTTGACCGTGAATCGGGTCCAGGACAGGCGATTCTGGGTCATGATCATTCCTCATACTTCGGGTCTCACAGGGTTGACCGACAAAAAGATCGGTGCTACCGTCAATATTGAATATGACCTTATCGGAAAATACATTGAAAAATTCATTTCAGCCCGAGGAGATTCCTCCGGCGTCAACGAGACTATACTCAAAGAACATGGTTTTATCTGAAGGAGGAGCCTTTCATGGGCGTGCTGGTCGGAACAGAAGAAGCAATTGAAGAGATAAAAAAAGGGCGGATGGTCATTCTCATCGATGATGAAGATCGTGAGAATGAGGGCGACCTCACGATGGCTGCGGAAAAAATTACCCCCGAAGCAGTCAATTTCATGACAAAATACGGGCGTGGTTTGCTTTGCCTTTCTATGACTCCTGACAAAATTGAATCTCTCGAATTACCGATGATGGTAAGTAACAATCAGTCCCGTTACGGAACGGCATTCACCATATCGATAGAAGCCACGAGAGGCGTCACAACCGGTATTTCCGCTCACGATCGTGCAGTCACTATCCTCAGCGCAGTGGACGAAGACGCCACCCCCAAAGATATTATCTCGCCGGGCCACATATTTCCTCTGAGAGCACGGCGGGGAGGCGTTCTTGTCCGAGCAGGGCAGACTGAAGGAAGCGTGGATTTGGCTCGATTGGCAGGATGCATTCCTGCAGGTGTGATCTGCGAGGTAATGAACGAGGACGGCACCATGGCACGTCTCCCTGACCTGATCACCATCGCGGAACACCACGGGATCAAGATCTGCACAATCAAGGATTTGATTCAGTATCGTATGCGCAATGAAAGGCTTGTTCGACGGGGCGCTGAGACAATTCTTCCCACCGAGGCCGGTGGCGACTTCCGCCTCATCGTGTACGAGAATGATGTTGACAAGCTCAACCACGTCGCATTGGTCAAAGGGGAAATCAATCCCGACGAAGCGGTCCTTGTGCGCGTGCATTCAGAATGCTTGACCGGCGATGTTTTCGGCTCAAGACGTTGTGATTGCGGTCCTCAGCTTGAGACTGCAATACGCATGGTGGAAGACGAGGGAAAAGGGGTCATCCTGTACATGCAGCAGGAAGGCCGAGGAATAGGGCTTCTCAACAAAATTAAGGCATATGCTCTTCAGGATCAGGGATGCGATACCGTGGAAGCCAACCTGAGGCTCGGATTCAAACCCGATCTCAGAGATTATGGCATTGGCGCTCAAATGCTTGCAGATCTAGGGGTCCGCAAAATGCGGCTCATGACCAACAACCCCACCAAAATAGTGGGGCTGGAAGGCTATGGTCTGGAAGTAGTAGAACAGGTTCCTATCTTTGTGGAACCGTGCTCTACGAATCTGCGGTACCTGAGAACCAAGAAAGAGAAAATGGGGCATCTTTACGAGCTGAAGCTCTAGTGCTCCGAGCATATATGTGTAACCCGGGAGAGAAGCAACGCTCTCCCGGCGAATTATCGTTCCTCCTTTTTCGGGAGTTCTGCTAAAGAAAATACGCCGCGTGAGGCTTGTCGGCAGCCCGGATCTCCCCTCCTGGAGAGGCTATTTCGGGCCCCCTTAAGTGATCATTGTCCTTGCCGGTTCGTTTTATGTACGGAGGTTTCATGAGCAAGACCCTGGAAGGCGGCTTTAATGCTGCCGGACTCAAGGCCGCCTTGGTGGCCAGCAGGTTTAACGATTTCATTGTATCCAGATTGATTTCCGGCGCCATGGATGCTCTGGTACGTCATGGAGCATCGGAAAACGATGTAACGATTGTTCGTGTACCCGGTGCTTTCGAGATTCCCCAGACCGTTTCCGCCGCCGTGCGATCCGGGAAGTACGATATGGTGATAGCATTGGGTGCGGTGATTCGCGGCTCAACGCCCCATTTTGATTACATAGCCGCGGAAGTCGCCAAGGGCGTTGCCCACATCTCTCTGGAAGCCGGAATCGCAGTGAGCTTCGGAGTGCTGACAACGGATACTCTCGAGCAGGCAATAGAAAGAGCCGGTTCGAAAGCGGGCAATAAGGGAGCGGAAGCTGCCATGTCTGCAATAGAAATGGCTAATCTTCTCAAACAAATATAATTGCGATCGGACTGACGTTCCTATCCAGTGCCTTCCAGACGTAAAACCAGAGAATTTGTGCTGCAAGTCTTATTCGCAGCGGATGCCAGAAACCAGGACCCCATAGAAGTCCTGGATTTCTTGGAGACCCATTTTTCATCTCACGAAGATGAAGAACTGAAGATGCATCGCGTTGCCAAGGAATTTGCCCGCGAACTGATCGGTGCGGTATCACGGGACAAAACCGTCATTGATGAACTGATCTCCAAGCTTTCTCACAATTGGAAGCTCTATCGAATCAACCGGGTGGACAGAAATATTCTGCGCATGGCGATTGCCGAGATGACAAATTTTCCTTTGATCCCCGGTCGCGTCATATTGAATGAAGCGATTGAAATCGGGAAGAAATTCGGCGCCGACAATTCTCCTGCATTCATCAACGGAATTCTCGATCGTATTCATATGCTTGAACCACGCCCCACATCTGCATCGGAATTGCAGAGATCTCTCACAGAGCTTGACCAAACTGAGTCAACAGATTAGAATCAGTATAATTAATAAGACTTGAATCTGACGGTCCGTTGCGGTACGAGAACAACGATGATCATAACACGAAAACTCGGCTTCTTATGCCCTGTTTCCCGAGCATTCCGGGCTTCAGACCATGGGTACTTCTGTTTTCTCGTCGTAATTCTCGTGCTGATGTTCGGTTGTTCCGTCGTTTTCGGAGCCCCTCCTCAAAAACCTCAACCTCAGCGGAACAATCAGGAAGAAGCAGTAGCTCCTCCGGGAACTATCGGGGATTCGGGTTATGTGGTGCCTATTCCGGAGATCAAGATGCGAAGCATCACCGGGGGGCCTCCTCGAAAGACTCCTCCTCCCGAGCTTCCGGCTGCTCCTGAATCGAGTGAACCGGCGCGTCGCGAAAAGCAGATCGAAGCCCCTGCTCCCGAGGGTCCGGTCGCTGTCCCTCCTGCCGAGAAATTAACACCGCCCAAGGAGCCTGTCACACGTGAGAAACCGGCAGAAACGGCTGCTCCTCCAAAACCGCAACCGCCTGTCGAGCAACAACGCGATCCTGTGCACATTCCTGAAAGCCCTCAATCGGCACCTGCCGGACCGGTTGAATCACCGTCAACGTCGCCGGAGACGACACGACTGCCTTTTGAACCTTCGGTTCGTCAACCTCGGGAGTCCGGCCCGGTAAAAATGCCTCGTGAGGTGCCACAGACCGAGCAACGTCAGGAAGAGAAGGAATTGGACGACGAGGCCCCGCCCATATCGACACCCCAGGCTCCTGAAGAAATCATGACAGCTCCGGCACCGAAGAAAGAGGTCTTGAAAAAGAGAACCGAACCTATTCAAGTCCCTGCACTCATGGAAAATAGGCCTGCAAAGAATCCTCTGACCACAATCCCCATTGAAAGAATGCGTGTCAAAGAAAGCGATACCGAAAGCGTCATTAGTCTGGATTCACGCAAAGAACCGGAAACTCTTCCCGATCCTGAGCCTGCCTCAACGGAGCCGGCTCACCCGGAACCCCCAACTACCAAACCGATAGAACAATTGCCGGTCAAACAGCCGGAACCTTCACCGATCAAGCAAACGGAACCACCGAAAGAAACCGTTCCCCCGTCACCAGCCGTTCAGCCCGAGGAGCAAAAGGAGATTGTTCCCACGGAGACACTCCCTCAACCTGAGGAGCCTGCCCCTGCTGTCGGCAAGGAGGAACCCATTCGTTCGCCTCTGGATTCAGATGCGGGCAATGGCCGGGAGGTAAGGGAATACCTGAAGAAGACAGCGCCGATTCTCGAGGAAGTCTCAATCCTTATGACGAGGGCTCCATCGTTGAGTCTTGCGGATTACGATCCTTCCGATCCCGGAGCCCCTCTGATTCCTCAAGAACTGCTCCTGAAAATGGACAGCATGAAAAGGGAGCTTCAAATACTTGATTCCAAGACATTTGCAATTATTCCCCCGCCACAGTACACCAAATTTCATGGGTTGATTCGTGAAGCAATCACTCGCACGCATCAGGCCTGTGATGCCGTATATGCCTACCTCAAGGAGAGTAATCCGGAGAATTTGCAGAAAATTCGAGATTCTCTGGGAAAAGCACGCGAACTCATCCAGCGCACACGCACGCCGGAGAATTGATCGCATTTATAACGGCCCTCGCAAGTTTTGGAACTATTGCCAGAATTCTAACGTTTGTCCCATGCTCCAACACAAGATACTAGTGGGGACCGGCGTCTCAGCGTCTCGAGACCGTCTCAAAAATCAAAATTTGTTCCAGATCGTGGCACGAATTTCTCATCATCTTCCCGGCCTGATTGTAGGAGCGCCCCTCGTGGGTGCCCGGTAGTGACCGGCCTCAGTGCCGGTCATTCCTGGAAGGGCAGGCACGAGACCTGCCCCTACGAGGATGGTGGATCGTGGCACGATATGTTGTGTATTCGAGAGTTTTGAGACAGTCTCTCCGTGCTGGCACATATTCAATATAATCAATGATATCGATAGAATGTGCCGGCACGGAGGCACGGCACCCACCAATATCTCTCATTTCAATCGGACACTAATTTTGGCGCGTAGAACGATTGCCAGAGCTGATGTCCGATTGAGGGTAGGAGTATTGGAGATTGCGGAGCATCCTGTTCATCCTCCGGAAACGACAGATCCTCGAACTTCAATGCCCGAGATTTCTTCGATCTTCACTCTTACAATCCCCTGGACAGCAGTACCGCTCACCTGCACGGGGATGTAATTGTCGGTTCGCATGATGAAATTACCGGTTTCCGCATCAGGAAGCGACTCAGCTACTGCAGGCCGAATAGTGCCGTCAAATCGCGCATAAAACGAGCATTTCAGATCGTTGGACAGGGAACGGAGTTCTTCGACTCTCCTCAGCGCCTCGGGTCCCGGGACACGGGGACGAAACTTGGCTGCAGGGGTGCTGGGCCGCGGTGAAAACGGAAATACATGGAGATACGAGGCACCGGATTGTTCAATGAGCGCCCTGGTCCTCGCGAAAGAAGCGTCATCTTCTCCGGGAAATCCCACCATCACGTCAAGCCCTATGCATGCGTCCGGAACACCTGCAGCAATATTTCGGAAAAGATCCAGCAGCAGCGCCGTCCGATAAGGCCGTCCCATGCGTTGCAGGATGTAATCGTCACCACTCTGTATGGGAATATGCAGGTGTTTGCATATTCTTGGATGCCGACTCATAAGCTCGAGCAATCGCGGAGTTATTTCCTGCGGTTCAAGAGAGCTCATTCTGAACCGGGTGTTCTGGCACTCGGACAGAAGATCTTCAAGCAACTGCTCTAAAGAGATTTGAGGAGTGAGATCACGGCCGTACAGCCCGAGATGTATGCCGGTGAGTACTATTTCCGCATACCCGGCCTCTTCCAGGGTAACTGCGCGTTCCTGTACCAGGAGCGGCTCCATGCTGCGGGAAGGCCCGCGTGCTGTCGGCACAATGCAATAGGTGCAATGCTGAGAACATCCGTCCTGGATTTTCAGGAAAGTCCTGGATCGGCCCCGGATGGCGGGCGACCCCAGGTCACCGAATGTGAGGCAATGTGCGGCTCCCTTTTTTACGATGGACGGTTCGGTGCCGACGATTGAATCCAGGTATTCGGAAAGATGGTCTTTTTCGTACGTTCCCAGCACGGTGGTTCTTGAACCGCGTGCCCCGGAAGCATTTACTTCTGCAAGACAACCCGTCACAACAAGGTGTGCAGTAGGAAATTCTTCAGCCAGGCGATTCACCGTGCGTCGCGATTTTCCTTCAGCTCTGGCTGTGACACAACACGTATTCACCAGGACCAGATCGGGCTCTTTCGCCTCGGAATCTACGCTGTATCCTTTTTGTTCCAGCAGAGCGGTCATAGCTGCCGCCTCGGCCTGGTTCACTTTGCACCCGAGCACGCGGACTATCGCTGTTTTATTTTTCCTGGAGTTTTCCATTTCTTCTGCGTTTTTGACATAGTAAATTATACATGCTATCAATCCGTTGAATAGCGGTCAATGGCTCTGATCGTAAGGAGGCGCTCCCCTTGAAATATCGCATATTCTTTGTTCTCTTATTGGCCGGCCTTCTGGGATGCTCTGCGGCAGCAGCTTTGGAAAGCCCGGCAGAAGAAAGTGCACTGCAGCATCCCGACCGTATCTTCGATATGAAAATACCGGAAGGATTCAGTTCGGAGGCTGTTGACGAGCCGGGAATCCTGAAATGGCGGAAAGATTCGGGCGAAATTTATCTTATTGTTGGTGATTTGTTTGGTGAATCCAGTGAGTCGCTTTTCAAAGTGCTCAAGACGGCCGCGGAGAAGAACAAATCTCTCAGCGAACACAAGGTACTGAAGATAAAAGGTGCTCGAGCTCTCATGTACAAGGAGACTATGCCCGAAGATAAATCACGCCTTACCTCATGGCACCTGATCGTGGTAACGAATAAGAAAATCGTTTACGTCGATTTCACTGCGCCCGCCGGAGAATTCAGCACATATGCCCCGGATTTCCAGGCAGCCATCAATTCATTCAAATTGAAAGCATCTTGATCCAGGTGGTCCCGTGGAAAATTCCTCTCGACACCATAAGCTGCGTCTCATTCCTTCGGTTGACAAGCTGCTCTCAGAGCCGCTGTTCGTTTTGCTTCAGAAAAAATATTCGGATGAGATGCTCAAACGTACAATCAGAATAGCGCTTGACAATCTCCGCAAGGAAGTACTTGCCGGTTCTGCCTCAGAAGAGGACTTCACTACAGAATCTCTTGCCCACAGGACTGAAGCCGTCCTGAACGCACGAATCGGCAGGCGCTTGACCACCGTAATCAATGCTACAGGAGTGGTGGTTCATACGAATCTCGGGAGATCGCCATTATCGCAGAGAGTGGCAGAAAGAATCGTGCAAGCTGCGGTTTCCTATTCGAATCTGGAGTACAACCTTGACCTTGGTCGACGCGGAGAGAGGAATTCGCACCTGCGTCAAATCATGCTTGAATTGACGGGAGCCGAATCCGTCCTTGCGGTAAACAATAATGCTGCGGCTGTATTGCTCGCATTGGACGCTCTCGCCAAAGGCCGCGAAGTAATCGTATCCCGCGGCGAATTGATCGAGATCGGCGGCTCCTTCAGAATTCCCGATGTGATGGCCAGATCCGGCGCAATTCTCAGAGAAGTGGGAACTACGAATCGCACGCATCCCAGGGATTACGAGGATGCTATCAATGAAAATACCGCTCTAATCCTGAAGGTACATACGAGCAACTACCGGATAGTGGGATTTACGAAAGAAGTTGAACTGGACGAGATGGTTGCAATAGGACGCGATCACGGTATCCCGTCCATGATAGATTTGGGTAGCGGTTGCCTGATGGACCTCTCTCCGTACGGTTTGACCGATGAACCCACTGTTCAGCAAATCCTTGCATCCGGTGTAGATGTTGTGAGCTTCTCAGGTGACAAACTTCTTGGAGGCCCCCAGGCCGGTATACTTGCCGGCCGATTTGAGTACATCGAGAAAATGCGTACAAACCCGCTCGCCCGTGCCTTGCGCATGGACAAGCTGACCCTCGCTGCTCTGGAAGCCACTCTCGAAGAATACGTCACTGCAGCAGGCCCTGCTGAGGGAATTCCTACTCTGGCCATGATCGCGAAGTCGCCTGAAGCGCTTCACCAGGCTGCCGAAGCGCTGGCACGGTCTCTTGCCGAGACTCTGGGACAGGAAGCTGTAATCAGCATAGAATCCGGTGTCGGTCGAGTGGGCGGAGGTGCTTTGCCTCTTGGCGATCTGCCCGGTCCCAGAGTGGCCATCCATCCCCGGGACATTTCCGCCGCGCGATTGGAAAAGGAGCTCAGGTCTGGAAAACCTCCCGTCATAGCACTAGTAAAGGAGGATTCTGTGCTGCTGGATCCTCGCACACTTCTCCATGACCAACACTTCCTGATTCCCGACCTCGTTCACGAGGCACTGAAGCGGGCAAGGCATTAGAAACCCGGTGCACTTTCAAAGCAGAAAGACTTGGGCAACCTCTTTGTAAATGGCTTTTTACCGTTAGCTCAATCCAAGTTGAATGTATTTTCTTGTCAACTGACACATGTGAGTTAGAAAGACAGCCGCTTGCGAGACTTCTGACTGTAACAATTGCCCAAAATTAATGTCCGATTAAGGATAGGAGTATTGGTGGGTGCCTGCATCCGTGCCGGCACATCTTCAAATATGATAAATGATACCAATCGAATGGACCGGCAGGGAGAAAGTGTCTCAAAAATTCAGAATTTATCCCAGATCGTGGCACGAAGTTTTCATGATCTTCACGGCCTGATTGTAGGGGCGCCCCTCGTGGGTGCCCGGTAGTGACCGGCCTCCGTGCCGGTCATTGCAGGAGGGCAGGCACGAGACCTGCCCCTACAAGGACGATGAATCGTGGCACGTTTTTTGTGTATTCGAGAATTTTGAGACAGTCTCGGGACGCCGGTCCCCACTGATATCTTGAATTTGAGCGTAAGGTAAGACGTCAGAATTTTTGACAATCAGTCTAAATCCTATCTGAACTGAAGAAATAGTCTGTATGCGAGAAGAAGTCTCCGCTTCTCATTCTTCGATTGCGAATCAGACTCGGCCACCGCTCTCAATCCTGGCTCTTGCACCACATCAATTTTCCGGGTTACACTTTGTAGAATAAAATTGTTAGGAGGGGAGCAGTCATGCCAACAAATTTTTTTGCGATATTCGTTCTCATGGCAATTATTTCTGTGTTCGCCTTATCAGTCTCAGCGCAATCTCAATCCATGCCAAAGGGTTGCAAAACGGAATTGAAAGATATCCCTGCCACGAAGACGGTTGGAAATCCCGAACCTGTGGCCTGCTTTTACGGACCCATGCCCACTGGGGTCACCGTTTCCCGTGAAGGCCGTATTTTCGTGAATTTTCCGCGATGGGGCGACGACGTTCGATTTACGGTTGCAGAGCTTAGAAACGGCCAGCCTATCCCGTTTCCCAACGAGGAGATCCACACACCGAACCGTGAAAAAGCGGCAGAAACCCTGCTTTCCGTCCAGAGCGTGGTTATCGATCCAAAGAATCGGTTGTGGATATTGGATACAGGACGAGTTGAATGGGCTCCTACCGTGGAACGCGGTGCAAAGCTCATTGGAGTAGATCTCCAGACAAACAAGATATTCAAAGCAATTATCTTTCCACCCACCGTGGCTTTGCCTCAAACCTATCTGAACGACGTCCGATTCGACCTGCGCAAAGGAGAAGAGGGAACCGCGTATATAACGGATTCATCCGGAGAGAATCCCGGAATCATCGTGGTAGATCTGAAAACCGGGAATAGCATGCGCAGGCTCACGAATCACGAATCGACCAAACCTCTGCCGGATTTCGTATCATTGGTGGAAGGAAGGCCTCTGATGGTTCGGCCTCCAAAGGGAACACCTCAGCCTATTCAAGTAGGAGCAGACGGCATAGCGATAAGCAGCGACGGTAAACGGCTCTACTATTGCCCTCTCTCAAGCTGGAGCCTTTACAGCGTAAGCACCGACGCTCTTGCGGAACCGAATCTGCCTGATCGGGAAGTGGAGAAAACGGTGAAGGACGAAGGTGCCAAGGTCGCGTCTGACGGCCTTGAATCCGATTCCGAAAACAACCTTTACGTCACCTCATACGATCACAATGCCATACTCCGGCGTAAACCGGACAATTCCTACGAGACCCTGGTGTTCGATCCGAGAATCCTCTGGCCCGACACCCTGTCCCTCGCTCATGACGGTTATCTCTATTTCACGGCCAATCAGCTCCATAGAATGCCGAGATTTCACGAAGGAAAAGACCTGCGGGAAAAACCATACATGCTTTTCAGAATCCGAGTTGACGCGAAGCCCGTTTTGCTGAAATAAAGATGTAATCGGGGAGACTTTTTGCAAATGGATTATGCCCTTGGCCCAGGTCCGAACTGAACGCATTGCCTTCATCAGCTGACAAATATGATCTGGCATTGCGAGCGCAGCCGCTGTAGGGGCAGATCTCGTGCCTGCCCTTCCCGGAATGACAGGCACGAAGGCCGATCTCCACCGGGCACCCACAAGGGGCGCCCCTACCAAGCTGCATTGGCCTTGATTCGCGACACAGGAACATCCGACT
The sequence above is a segment of the Desulfomonile tiedjei DSM 6799 genome. Coding sequences within it:
- the abc-f gene encoding ribosomal protection-like ABC-F family protein, with the translated sequence MSIHRGDRTGIVGPNGAGKSTILGMMEGTLLPDEGEVSIEKRIRMGILHQELIKGNDGPILQEVMNVSDEVKQIRDRLRELERQMSRLSEDSSNADALIEEHGKLQHAFESFGGYTLEARAHKVLAGLGFDPADVNRRWSEFSGGWRMRVALAKILLSEPDILLLDEPTNHLDLESLLWVEEYLSNFKGALVLVSHDRAFLNRLVTRIVEVDRGKVSVYTGNYDQYERTRAMQEDVIVAAYKNQQEKIKRIQKFIDQNRVKARTASRVQSRVKMLEKLETVEPPAQARTLKFTFPQPPPSGRRVLEISDLVKRYGEKTVYDGFSINIERGDRIGLVGPNGAGKSTLMKIAAGVISHDDGIVKYGHNVKPGYFAQHQSEALTSERTVLEEAYSASPGITEQEVRNLLGAFLFSGDDVYKKVKVLSGGEKSRLALTRILLSPPNLLLMDEPTNHLDISSCEILEQGLSKFDGTLILITHDRRLMNAICTGILEIEKGSAEYFIGNYEDYQYKKKLMAAEEDFIPESPKPAPDPIQQEDSDQKESRKDKRRRDAQARIALFRKQAPIKQEIQRIEKTLEKKETRKREIETLLADPTIYEKKEKIRPLLEEDPALSKEIKGLEARWEELHQQLEEIEKETLAG
- the ttcA gene encoding tRNA 2-thiocytidine(32) synthetase TtcA; its protein translation is MIPNDRTFKTLTRLVGKAIGDFNLIEDQDRVLVALSGGKDSWSLLYALSHLQRKAPIKYELAAITIHPGRDAFDVTRIQEQLARSGILYNVVQGHIIDIVNENLSAGTNPCSFCSRLRRGMLYSYAAREGWNKIALGHHRDDFVETLLLNLFFNGTVKGMSPKLLADDCQNTVIRPLVYVKEDMTGACAARLGVPILGCSCTYQGMSGSRRHWVKSLLREIEKEVPSAKSSMLSAMGRVHPRHLFPLQKSNEWQELD
- a CDS encoding riboflavin synthase, translating into MFTGIIEAIGEVKSIEPGRGFVRIRICSNLDLSDVKEGDSISVNGACLTATRIEPGRSEFSADVSPETLGVTTLSSLKSGAVVNLEKALRFDSRLGGHLVAGHVDCVGRLVEKKAAGEGWLLGFEVDSGRYLVPKGSVAVDGVSLTVNRVQDRRFWVMIIPHTSGLTGLTDKKIGATVNIEYDLIGKYIEKFISARGDSSGVNETILKEHGFI
- a CDS encoding bifunctional 3,4-dihydroxy-2-butanone-4-phosphate synthase/GTP cyclohydrolase II; the encoded protein is MGVLVGTEEAIEEIKKGRMVILIDDEDRENEGDLTMAAEKITPEAVNFMTKYGRGLLCLSMTPDKIESLELPMMVSNNQSRYGTAFTISIEATRGVTTGISAHDRAVTILSAVDEDATPKDIISPGHIFPLRARRGGVLVRAGQTEGSVDLARLAGCIPAGVICEVMNEDGTMARLPDLITIAEHHGIKICTIKDLIQYRMRNERLVRRGAETILPTEAGGDFRLIVYENDVDKLNHVALVKGEINPDEAVLVRVHSECLTGDVFGSRRCDCGPQLETAIRMVEDEGKGVILYMQQEGRGIGLLNKIKAYALQDQGCDTVEANLRLGFKPDLRDYGIGAQMLADLGVRKMRLMTNNPTKIVGLEGYGLEVVEQVPIFVEPCSTNLRYLRTKKEKMGHLYELKL
- the ribH gene encoding 6,7-dimethyl-8-ribityllumazine synthase, which encodes MSKTLEGGFNAAGLKAALVASRFNDFIVSRLISGAMDALVRHGASENDVTIVRVPGAFEIPQTVSAAVRSGKYDMVIALGAVIRGSTPHFDYIAAEVAKGVAHISLEAGIAVSFGVLTTDTLEQAIERAGSKAGNKGAEAAMSAIEMANLLKQI
- the nusB gene encoding transcription antitermination factor NusB — its product is MPSRRKTREFVLQVLFAADARNQDPIEVLDFLETHFSSHEDEELKMHRVAKEFARELIGAVSRDKTVIDELISKLSHNWKLYRINRVDRNILRMAIAEMTNFPLIPGRVILNEAIEIGKKFGADNSPAFINGILDRIHMLEPRPTSASELQRSLTELDQTESTD
- the mtaB gene encoding tRNA (N(6)-L-threonylcarbamoyladenosine(37)-C(2))-methylthiotransferase MtaB translates to MENSRKNKTAIVRVLGCKVNQAEAAAMTALLEQKGYSVDSEAKEPDLVLVNTCCVTARAEGKSRRTVNRLAEEFPTAHLVVTGCLAEVNASGARGSRTTVLGTYEKDHLSEYLDSIVGTEPSIVKKGAAHCLTFGDLGSPAIRGRSRTFLKIQDGCSQHCTYCIVPTARGPSRSMEPLLVQERAVTLEEAGYAEIVLTGIHLGLYGRDLTPQISLEQLLEDLLSECQNTRFRMSSLEPQEITPRLLELMSRHPRICKHLHIPIQSGDDYILQRMGRPYRTALLLDLFRNIAAGVPDACIGLDVMVGFPGEDDASFARTRALIEQSGASYLHVFPFSPRPSTPAAKFRPRVPGPEALRRVEELRSLSNDLKCSFYARFDGTIRPAVAESLPDAETGNFIMRTDNYIPVQVSGTAVQGIVRVKIEEISGIEVRGSVVSGG